A region of the Mesoterricola sediminis genome:
TCGCTGGGTTTGCCCACCCGGGCGATGCCGTTGGTGAAGCTGACGGCGTGACCAGGATCCTCGATGACTTGGCGGCGTCCTGGATGGACCGGATGCTCCGCGATCACCTGGTCCTGGCAGAACACCTGGATGGTGTCGGCCTCGACGGTCACCTCCAGGGTGGCCCCGATGAACTGGGGCGGGACGCTGTAGCGGTTGGTATCCACATCGATCCGGCCATCCGCAGCCACCGTCCGGGACAGGTGGCGCACCAGGAGGTAGCTGGGATGGTTTCCCATCGGGCGCAAGGCCGCCTTCTCCGCCGGAAATCGATCTATCGGCCTCTCGCCGATGGTCCCGTGGATTCGGGTGTCGGCCACGTTGAGCATCCACCAGACCAGATGCTCATCCAGGGCCTCATCGGATTCCCAGCCCTCGCGCCCAAGGGCATTCCCCTTGGCATAGCCGACGCTCCGTTCCACCTTGCCTTTCGTTTTCGCCCGGAACGGCTGGCAGGCCCTGGGCACCGTCCCCCAGTGACGGCAGAAGGCGTCGAATTCCGGATGGAAGACGGGGATACCTCCCTTGCGCCTGTCCACCAGGGGCTTGGCATTGTCGGTCAGGAGGATCTCCGGGACGCCCTCGAAGTGCTGGAAGGCCCGTTCGATGCCCATGATCCAATCCCGCTGGCGGAGGCTCCCGGAGATCTCGATATAGCACCGCCGGCTGTAGCCGAGGGTCGCCACGAACACGTAGCGCTTCTGCCGGACTCCGCCGATCTGCAGCCACTTCTCCCCGAAGTCCACCTGCATCTGCTTGCCTGGCGGGGTCTCGAACCGGACCGTGGCCTGCTCAGCCCTCTCGTAGCTCTGCCGGAAGGGGCGGAGGGCCCTCTCGACGGTCCGCAGGCTCACGGAGACTCCGATGGCCTCCAGTTCCTGGCG
Encoded here:
- the istA gene encoding IS21 family transposase encodes the protein MDPEPVQRRGRNADVLRQELEAIGVSVSLRTVERALRPFRQSYERAEQATVRFETPPGKQMQVDFGEKWLQIGGVRQKRYVFVATLGYSRRCYIEISGSLRQRDWIMGIERAFQHFEGVPEILLTDNAKPLVDRRKGGIPVFHPEFDAFCRHWGTVPRACQPFRAKTKGKVERSVGYAKGNALGREGWESDEALDEHLVWWMLNVADTRIHGTIGERPIDRFPAEKAALRPMGNHPSYLLVRHLSRTVAADGRIDVDTNRYSVPPQFIGATLEVTVEADTIQVFCQDQVIAEHPVHPGRRQVIEDPGHAVSFTNGIARVGKPSEIRRPLSHYAAIVGGEAW